The Streptomyces pratensis genomic interval GCACGGGACGAGGACGACGCCGCACCCGACGAACTCTGCCGGAAGCTGGTCTCGGCGGGCTTCCACCTCAACTACCTGCCCGAGGGGTGGGGCGGCGAGTTCCGCTCCTTCGACCGGAGCCTGACCCTGGTGCGCGCCGCAGCACGGCGCGACGTGAACGTGATGCCCGGCACCATGTTCGGCATCATCGCCGCCACCTGCCTCCAGCTACACGGAAGCACCGCGCAGCGGGACCGTGCCGCGGAGATCCTCACCGGCGGAGGGACGGTGGCCTTCGCGCTCACCGAGGCCGCGCACGGCAGCGACATCCTCGCCAACGAGGTCCGCCTCGCGCCGGACGGAACCCTGCACGGTGAGAAGTGGATGGTCGGCAACGGCATGCGGTGCGACGCCGTCTACGTGGTGGCCCGCACCGGGGAGCGGGGGCCGGCCGCCTTCACCGCCTTCCTGCTGGACCTGGAGCGGATCCCCGGCGACGGTCTGGAACGCCGCCCGGCCGCCAGGACCAACGGCATGCGTGGCATCGACACCGCGCGGCTGCGCTTCACGGGCCTCCCGGTGCCGGAAGGCGCCCAGGTGGGCCGGACCGGCGAAGGCCTGGAGATGGCCGTCCGGGCCCAGCAGGCCGTCCGGCTGATGAGCATGGCGGGCAGCCTCGGCTGCGCGGACACCGCGACGCGGCTCACCCTCGACTTCGCCACCGGCCACCGGGTGGCCGGCGCGCCCCTGATCAGCACCGCGCACGCCCGGCGGGAGCTCGCCGTCGCCTCGGCGGCCCTGCTCGCCGCGGACGCGACGGCCCTGGCGGCCGCCAGGGGGGTCCACGCCGTCCCCGGGGCGTTCAGCGTGTGGGCTCTCGCGGCCAAGCACGTGGTGGCCGAGGCCACCGAGGAACTGACCCGCCGCTGCGCCGGTGTCCTGGCCACCCGCTCGGTCCTGCGGGAGGGCCCTCCCGGCACGGGCATGTTCCAGAAGCTCCAGCGGGACATCGCCGTGGTCCGCGTCATCGACTCCGGACCGCACGCCAACCTCCGCTCCTACGCCGGACAACTGCCCTCCCTGCTCGACGGCGCGCGCACCTCACCGCCCGGGACGCTGCGCGGGGCCTTCCGGCTGGACGAGGAGCCCCCTCCGTACGAACCGGCCGGGCTCGGCCTCGTCGTGCGCGGCGCCGATCCGCTGCTGGGGGAACTCGGGGAGGCCGCACGGTCGTTCGGCGCGGACCCGGCCACCGCGGCCGACCTGTGGACCCGGTCCTGCGTCGCATGGCTCGTCACCGCCGTGGAGGAGCTGCCGGCCGGGGCCACCGCGGCACGCCGTCGCGACGCGGACCCGAACGCCCTCGCTGACCTAGCCGAGCGATACGCCTGGCTGCACGCCGCAGCGGCCTGCCTCCAGCTGTGGCACCACAACCGTCACCTCTCGCTCTACGGCACGCCGCCGGCCTCGACCGGCTGGCTCGGGGCGGCTCTCGGTTACCTGCTCGCCCGCGCCGACGGCACCGATCCCCGGCGCCACGGCGAGGAGATGCACCCGGCCCTGGACGCCGTGTCGGCGCTCCGGGAGGCCAACAGGATGCTGACCGCCCTGCCCGTCCGACTCGCCCCCACCCGTTCCCATCCGATGGAGGATTCATGACCCAGGCCGAGTTGACCGATCTGGCCGAGGGCCTCGAGCGGTATCTGGGCGACCCGCACGATCCTGCGAGCCGCATGTCCTTCGCCGAGGTGCTCGAGTTCGACGAGCGGGACGAGTGCCCTTACGCCTTCATCGGCATGCTGCGTCGCTGGGGATTCCTGGACTACGGGCTGCCGGCGGAACAGGGAGGCAAGGCCGGCAGCCCCGAGACCGGCTTCCTGCTCATGCGGATCGTGGCACGCCGTGACGGAGCCACCGCCATCGCGGCGGGACTGACCCAGGCGGCGTTCGCGCCCGTGTGGATCGGCGGCACCGATGAGCAGAAGCGCCGGCAGATCGAGGACATCCACAACGGGGTGAGCATGGCCTGGGGACTGTCCGAGGCGGCGCACGGCAGTGATCTGCTCGGCAACGAGGTCGTGGCGGAGAAGGTCCCGGGCGGCTACCGGCTGACGGGGGAGAAGTGGCCGATCGGCAATGCCACCTTCGCCGACCGGATGGTCGTGTTCGCCAGGACCGGGGCCCGCAGCGGTCCCGGGGACTTCTCGATCTTCGTCGTCGACAAATGGCAGGCCGAGGCCGAGACGATCCGGGAGACCCCTCTGGTCAAACTCCACGGTGTGAGGGCGCTGGATCTCAGCGGTCTGCGGTTCGACGGGGTGTTCGTACCCGAGGAACTGCGCATCGGAGCCGAGGGGCAAGGCCTCGAGATCGCGCTGAAGACCAGCCAGACCGCGCGCCTCGTCATTCTCAGCCTGGCGCTCTCGGCGGTGGACACCTCCCTGAGGGCAGCCCTGGAGTTCGCGCAGGGCAGGGTGCTCTTCGACCGTCCGGTTGTCGAGGTCCCGTACACCGGGCTCCAGCTGGCGGAGTCCTTCGCCGAGCTCATGGTGGCCGACGCGATGTGCCTCGGCGCCGTCCGCAGTGTCCAGATCTCGCCCGACCAGGTCAGCGTGTGGTCGTCCGCGTCCAAGTACCTGGTCCCGACGCTGCTGGAGGGGACCCTGTCCCGGTTGAACGTCGTCCTCGGTGCCAGGGCGTTCCTCCGGCAGCACCCGCGCTACGGCATGCACCAGAAGATGCTCCGCGACATCCTGGTGACCAACATGGCCGACGGGAACACCGTCGTGAACCTGCGTAACATCGGCCACCACCTGGCCCCGCTGCTGCAGCGGGCCCGCACGGCCGGCCCGGAGGTCCGGAAGGAAGCGGTCGCGCGCGCCGCCGTGCTCTTCGGCATGGACACCGAACTCCCGACCTATCGGCCCTGGACGCAGGAGCTGTCGAGCCGGGGTATGGACGACGCGGTCCTGGCCGCGCCCGACGGCCTGGAGAGACTGCGCGCACTCGCTGACCACGCGGTGGACAAGGACCAGGACCGGCTGCTGCTCGCCGCCGACGTCGGGCACGGGCTGCTGGCCAGGCTCGGGCCGCTGGAGGAGCGCGCCACCCGGCTCCGGGAGGAACTGGGCAGGGGCTACGCCCAGTCGGCGGAACTCTTCGAGCTGGCGAAGGAGTACTGCGTCATCCACGCGGCAGCCGCCTGTGTGCTCACGTACGTGCACTCGCAGGACAGCATGGCAGAGCCGCTGCCGAGTGCCGCACTGCTCCTGCTGCAACTGGAGCGTCTGAACAAGCAGTTCGAGCCGTTCAGGCCCTACCGCGACCCGGCCGCCGCGGAGGAGGTGCTCGCCGTGCTCACCCGGCTGCACGCCGGGAACCGGCTGTTGTCGCACTGGCCGGTCGGGCTGGCCGAGCCCACCGGGAGCTCCGGGTGAGCCCAGGCCCGGTCGGTGCGGCGCCGGAGGAGGCGACCGCGGTGGACCTGTGGACGCTTCCCGAGGGGCTGGTTCCGGAGCTGGCGGAGCTGGCGGGCGGACCGGCGGCGGTGCTCGCTCCGGACGAACGGGCGCGCCATGCCCGGCAGCGGTCGTCCGGGGCGCGGCGGCGCTTCCTCGGCGGCCGGCTGCTGTGCCGCGTCGCGCTCAGCGCCCGCGCCGGCCTCCCCCCGGCGGCCTGGCGGTTCACCGTGGGCCGCCACGGGCGTCCGGAGCTCGACCCCGGCCACGGCGGCCTGCGGTTCAACCTGTCCCACACCGAGGGGCTGATCGCGTGCGTGGTCGCCCAGGGGCACGCGTGCGGTGTGGACGTGGAGCGCGTCCCCTTCGGTGACGAGACGGTCCGTTTGCTCAGCGCCCAGCTCGGAGAGGCGCAGCGGGCGGCCGTGGCGGGGGCGCCGGACTCCGCCACCGCCCTGGGAGAGCTCTGGGTCCTCACAGAGGCCTACCTCAAAGGGATCGGAACCGGGCTGGTGAACGGTCTGGGGGACCTGCGGTTCACCCGGCGCGCCGAAGGCACCGGCCTGGTGGTCACCGACGCCGTGCGCCCGGGTGCCGCCCGCCGCTGGCGGCTCGAACTGCTGCGCCCGGGCCCGGGCCACCTGCTCGCGGTGGCCGTGGACGACGGGGGAGCGGGCAGGCTGCGCCGCCACGACCTCGCCGAGGCCGGGCGGTTCCCCCTGGGGCTGTGGCCCGCCGGACCTCATGTCCCCGCATCTTCCTGATGAACCCCGTGAAGTGGAAGGAACATCCATGCCTGAGAACGCATCACCGAACGTCGCCGTGATCGGCGCGGGCCCCGCCGGCCTGTCCGCCGCCTACCGCCTGCGCGACCGTGCCAGAATCACCGTCTTCGAGCGCGAGCCCCGCCCCGGCGGCCACGCCAACACGGTGGAGGTCGAGGAGAACGGCAGGGTGCTCGGCCTCGACACGGCGTTCGTCGTCTTCAACCCGCGCTTCTATCCCCGTCTGTGCGCGTTCTTCGCCGAGCTGGGCGTCGAGACGGTGGCGCACCCGGGCGGGTTCGAGTTCTTCGACCTCGACAGCGGACTGGAGTTCGGCACCGAGGAGATGGAGCTGGAGGAGTCCGAGATAGAGGCCCGCTACGCCGCGAATTACCCGGAGTTCCCCGACGTCTGGCGGGAGGTGCGGCGCTTCCACGAGGAGAGCCGCCGGGACTTCTCACGCGGCCGTGCCGACATGTCGCTCGGGGAGTACCTGGACCGGAACGGATACAGCACCGAGTTCCGCCACTCGTACCTGATCATGCTCTGTTCGGCCGTCTGGTCGGTACCGGCGGAACTGATCTGGGAGATGCCGGCGGCCACCGTCATCGCCTTCTTCGTCGGTCATGACGAGGGCGGACTGGGCGGGCGCAGGGTCGACTGGCGGACGGTGGGCGGTGGCTCGATCTCGTACGTCCGTAAGGCGCTGGCCGCGACAGGACCCGACCTTCGGATCTCCGAACCGGTCACCGGGGTCCGTCAGGAGGCCCACGGGGTGACCGTGACCACGGCGGCCGGCAGCAGCACGTTCGACTACGTGGTGCTGGCCACCCACGCCGACGAGGCGTTCGCCCTGTTGGAGAACCCGACCGAGGCGCAGCGCGCGGCGCTGGAGGGGGTGCGCTACAGCAGCTCCCGCGTGGTGCTCCACAAGGACGCCTCGCTGATGCCCACCGTCCGTGAGCGCTGGGGGGCCTGGAACTACGGGAAGACGAAGGCCGACGGGGAGACCCGCTGCTTCGTCACGTACTACCTCAACCGGCTGCACGACTTCACGGCGGAGAAGGACTACTTCGTCACCCTCGACCCGCCGCGTCCGCCGGACCCGGATCTGGTCATCGCCGAGTTCGACTACACCCACCCGGTGATCGACGTGGCGCTGCGGGACCGGCAGTCCGTGATCTACGAGGCCAACGAGGGCACGGGGGTGAAGCTGTGCGGGTCCTACTTCCACAGCAAGGAGCTGGGCCCCGACCTGATCGGCTCCCATGAGGCAGCCTTCTCGGCCGGGGCCGAGGCGGCGGCCCGGATCCTGGACGAAATTTCCTGAGTTCCCCTCAGTCCCCGTTCCCCTTCTCCGCGGTGTGGCTGAACAGGCGGGCGGACTTGTCCTCCTGGGCGAGCCTGCGCAGAGCCAGCAGAGCCGGTTCCAGGAGAACCGACACCAGCACGGCACGTTCGGCCTGCTCCAGCAGGTCGGACGTGCCGTGCATCTGTTCCACGTCGAGCTCGGAGGTCCGGTCGGCCAGTTCGGCGTAGGGCAGCAGCGTCTGCCAGTCGATGTCGGCCTTCAGCTCGCTGAGGGCGTCCAGCACGTCGCCGAGCGTCTGGATGGCGGCGGTGTGGGTGGCGACGTCCCACCCCATCTCGGAGATGAGTCTGCGCACGTCGGTGACGCCGGTGGTCTCCTGCTCCGCAGCCTGCGCGTCCTGCTCCTGCTTCTGCTTCAGGGCGGCCGGACGGGCGTCGATCACGATCCCGAAGATCTGGTGGAGGTCGCCTTCCTCCGTGATGGCGCCCAGGATCTCCCGGACCGAGCTGACCGGCAGCCGGCGCACCCCGATCAGCGTGCGGATCAGGCGGAGCCGGTGCAGGTGGTCCTCGCTGTAGGAGGCCTGGTTGGCCGCGGTCGCATGGCCTGGCGGCAGCAAGCCGTCGCGCAGGTAGTACTTGATGGCGGGGATGGAGACCCCGCTGCGTCGACTCAGTTCCGAAATTTTCATCGTGCTCCACTAACCCACTGGATAACGGATGGCGCTACTGTCTATTATTGCAGTCGTTGGCCGTCTTCAGGAAGGTGGGCGTCGTCATGCCGACACTTGGCTGGATCACCCCGAACCCCGCACCGCCTCAGGGCAGCGCGTACGTCATGGCTTCCCGCTTCGAAGTGAAGTCCCTTTCGGACGTCCCGCGGTTCCTGCTCAAGTCGCTGAGCTCCTGGAGCCAGGTCAAGACCGCCCCGGGGGCGTACGGCGCCTCGCTCATCGCGCAGCCCCTCAAGCGGGTCTTCTGGACGCTGTCCGCGTGGGAGGACCGTGACGCCCTCTACGCCTACGCCAAGTCGGATCCGCACGGTGCGGCCATGAGGGCCATGGCGCCGGTCATGCGGCAGTCGACCTTCACCTTCTGGGAGGTGGACTCGTCGTCACTGCCGATCGGCTGGGACGACGCCAAGCGACGCCTGGCCGACAAGGCGCGTGAGGACGCGGCCGGAGGCGGCGGCCGGGCCTGACCGGATGACTGTCCCGCCCCGGCCTGACGGCCGCGGGCGGACGGCACCCTCCTTCTCGGTGTCCCGCCGGGGCCCCCGCCCGTCGCCGCGCCGGGCCCGGTGGTGTGACCCGTACTTCTCCACGTCCGACGCCCCGCCCGGCCCCGGCGCCCGCCGGAGCGCCGGACAGCCGTGGGCGGCGGCCTTCCCGCCGGCCCGGGCTCCGTTCCCGTGCGCCGGCCCCCCAGCTGCGCTCCGCCGGGGCTGTCGTCATTCCCCCGCCGGTGGTCCCGGTGGAGCGCTCCATCCGTGTGTCCGACCCCGCTGTCCGCTCGATGGAGGAGTTTGTCATGAGCACAATCAATATGGACGGGGACGGTGCCGGCGGGCCCGGCCTCGCCCCGGACGACCGGCGCCGCCGGTTCCCCCTGTGGGTGACGATCGTCGCGTGCAGCCTGCCCATGTTCATGGTCGCGCTCGACAACCTGGTGGTGTCGACGGCACTGCGGTCCATGGCCGTAGACCTCGATGCCTCCACGACGGACCTGCAGTGGTTCGTCAACGCCTATGTCCTCAGCTTCGCCTGTCTGCTGCTCACCGGTGCGGCTCTCGGGGACCGGTTCGGCCGACGGCGCGTCTTCGTCCTCGGGGTGGCGGCGTTCACGCTCGCCTCCATCGGCTGCGGTATGGCCGACGACAGCAGCCAGCTTATCGTGATGCGCGCACTGCAGGGCATGGGTGCCGCCGCCGTCATGCCGCTCTCCTTGACACTGCTGGCCGAGGAAGTCCCCGAGCGGCGGCGCAATCTGGCCCTCGGGCTGTGGTCGGCGGTCAGCGGGATGGCGGTGGCCCTCGGTCCCGTGGTCGGCGGCGCGGTGGTGGAGGGTCTGGACTGGCAGTGGATCTTCTGGGTCAACGTGCCGGTCTGCGTGGTGGCGATTCCGCTGGTGTTCGCCGTGCTCGGGGAGAGCTCGGTGCCGGGGTCCCGGCTCGACCTGCCCGGCATGGTGCTGGTGACGGCCGGGCTCGTGGCGATCGTCTGGGCGATCGTGAACGGCGAGACGGAGGGCTGGAGCTCGGGCCTGATCCTCTCGGCCTTCGCGGCAGGCGTCGTCCTGCTGGTGCTCTTCGTGCTCTGGGAGCGCCGCGCCGGTCAGCCCCTGCTGCCGTTGTCCTTCTACCGCAAGCGGGCGTTCGTCTTCTCCAACCTCGTCTCCGCGGCCATGTACTTCGGCGTGTTCGGGTCAATCTTCCTGCTCGCGCAGTTCTTCCAGATCGCGCCGGTCCGGACTCCGCTCGAGGCCGGTGTGCTCACCCTGGCGTGGACCCTGATGCCGATGTTCGTCGCCCCGGTCGCCGGTGCGCTGACGGAGCGGCTGGGCGGCGGACGGCTGATGGCCGCCGGCCTCCTGCTCCAGGCGGTCGGGCTGGCCTGGATCGACCTGGTGGCGACGGCGGACACCCCGTACTCGAGCATGGTGGGTGCGATGATCGTCGCCGGTATCGGGATGGGCCTCGTCTTCGCCCCGACCGCGTCGGTTGTGCTGGCCTCGGTCGGAGCGCAGAACCGCGGCAAGGCATCCGGCGCCAACAACACGGTCCGCGAGATCGGGGGTGCCCTGGGCACCGCCATCCTGAGCAGTGTCTTCGTCCACTACGGAAGCGACCGCAACGCCCAGGACTTCGTCGAGGGGATGCGCCCGGCGATCTGGGTCGGCGTCGGGGTCGTCCTGGTGGGGGCTCTCTGTGCCCTGGCCATCCCGCGCCGCGTCTCGGACGCCCCGGCCGGGAGTTCCGACGGGAGAGAACCGGCGGCGGACCGGCCGCACACCTCCGTGACCCCTTGATTTCGGCCGCCGCCCCACCGGGGCGGCGGCTCGGTGTTGCGGTCCCCCTGTAGACAACCCGTTGGCGGGAAGCGTCGAGGCAGAGGAAAGAGGGCTTGTGATGAGCACGTTGGCGGAGCACCGCGCCAGGATCACGCAGAACGGCGTCCTCCACGTGACCGGCCTGCTGGGGGTCAGCTCGGCCACGCTCACGGTGATCGTCTACGGAGCGGTGGGCGGGGAGTCCGGCTTCGGCCGGTCCGGGCTGGTCCTGCTCCTCGAGATCACGCTGCTCTCCCTCCAGGCCTGCGTCATCGCGGCGAGGGGCGTCGAGCACGGGGGTGTACCGGGCCGGTGGGCCGCCCCCGCCCTCGTCGCCCAGTTCGTCATCGTCCTGCTGGCGGCGGAGCTGGTCCACGAGGCCTGCTGCGTCCTGGCCGGTACGCTCTCCGGCTCCGTGTTCCTGGTGATGCGCGCCCGCTACGCCTGGCCGCTCTTCGGCCTCGTGGTGGTCCTGGAGCCGATGCTGGTGGCGCGTTCCTCGGATGCGCCGTCCTATCCGATCGCCTTCGGCGGGGCCATCCTCGTGATCGGCCTCATGTCGTACACCCTGTCCCGGACCGTCCTGCTGATCCACCGGACGCGGAGCTACCGGGACCAGTTCGCGAGAGCCGCCGTCCAGAGCGAGCAGGACCGGTTCGCCCGCGATCTGCACGATCTGCTCGGGCACACCTTCTCGGCGGTGGCGATGCGCGCCGAGCTGGTGAACCGGACCTTCGCGGTCTGTCCGGAGCGGGCGGCCTCGGAGGCCGAGCAGCTGGTCCGGACATCGCGGCAGTCCATGGCCGAGTTCCGGATGGCGGTGCGGGGCTACCAGGGGGTCTCGCTGTCGGGCGAGGTGCAGGCCGTCGCGTCACTCCTCCGGTCCATGGACGTCGACGTCAAGCTCCGGGTGGCCGCGCTCCCGGCGCACGACGACGCGGGTACGGCCCTGGCCGCCGTCCTGCGCGAGTCGGTCACCAACGTCCTGCGGCACAGCAGGGCCTCACGCTGCGCCATCGCGCTGACCGCGCTGCCCGGCGCCGTGCGCCTGGAGGTCACGAACGACGGGTCCGCCGCCGTGCGCGGGGCCCCCCGCTCCGGTGGCAGCGGTCTGGGCAACCTCGTCCAGCGGGTGGCCGCGCTCGGTGGCACCTTCCACGCCGAGCCGCGCCCAGGCGGGATCTTCTGTGTGGTGGCGGTGGTGCCGACCCGCGTGGTGGTCCTCCCGCCCGGAACGGGCAGCCGGTGGTCGTCCGGCCGCGCCGCGACACCGGTTCCCGCCGGCAGCTGCTGACCCGCCCGGGGCCCGGTGGGTGCCGCCTCCGGCAAGGGGCGGCACGGTCGCGCGGGAGCGGCGCCGGCCTGGCGCCGCCCCGTCCCGCCCCACCTCCGCAGTGGTACCGCACCTGCTTCCGGCTCCCCGCCCGCGGGGCGGGTGCACAGCGCCGTCCTGCCGAAAGTCGGCCGTACACACGTGCGAAGGAGGGCCGGCTCCCACGGGAAACCCCCGGCTCAGGCGTTCCCCGACAATCCCACCTCTGGCTGATTACGATGCATGGCCGGGGCTGGGGAGACGCGGGGGTGTGCGTGATACGTGTGATCTTGGCAGAAGACGTGCAAATGGTGCGGGAGGCTCTCGCCTCTCTACTCGAACTGGAGGACGATATTCAGGTTGTCGGGGAGGTGGGGAACGGGGAGGACCTACTTCCGGTCGCCGAACGGACACGACCCGACATCGCGATCCTGGACGTCAACATGCCGGGTCTCGACGGACTCACCGGAGCGGAACGGCTGCGTGAGCGGCTGCCGGGGTGCCGGATCCTCATGCTGACCGTGCTGGACACACCGAACGTCGTGCGCCGGGCACAGGACATCCGGGTCGACGGCTACCTGGTCAAGAACGCGCCTGCCGAACACCTCATCCAGGCCGTCCGGCGGGTCATGGCGGGCGAACGGGTCATCACCCCGGAGCTGGCGCTCGCAGCGTGGGAAGGCCTGCCCAGCCCTCTGACGGCGCGGGAGGCCGATGTGCTGCGGCTGGCGGCGGCAGGCGCGGAATCGGCCGAGATCGCGGAGTTCCTGCACCTGTCACCGGGGACGGTGCGCAACTACATGACGACCATCGTCGCCAAACTTGACGCGCGTAACCGGACCGACGCCGTGCGGATCGCCCGCGACGCCGGGTGGCTGCTCCACAACTGACCGGACGAGCGGCCCTGTCCGTCCCGGGGACGGCCGGACGGACTGCACGATCGGTGTGTCAGTGGCACGTCAGCGGGTTCTGCGAGGGTACCGGCGCCAGTTGGACCCACCAGACAGCTCCGTGAGAGGAGCGTTCGCGACGTGCGACGATTCAGTCTCCGAAGGCCGGGCGGAACATCCCGCCTGGCCGCGTGCCTCACTGCGGTCGGCATGACCGCTGTTCTGCTGACAGGTTCGGGAGACGCC includes:
- a CDS encoding acyl-CoA dehydrogenase family protein; amino-acid sequence: MSGLTPEAVEELLGDPTDPDNPYGFAAAVARDEDDAAPDELCRKLVSAGFHLNYLPEGWGGEFRSFDRSLTLVRAAARRDVNVMPGTMFGIIAATCLQLHGSTAQRDRAAEILTGGGTVAFALTEAAHGSDILANEVRLAPDGTLHGEKWMVGNGMRCDAVYVVARTGERGPAAFTAFLLDLERIPGDGLERRPAARTNGMRGIDTARLRFTGLPVPEGAQVGRTGEGLEMAVRAQQAVRLMSMAGSLGCADTATRLTLDFATGHRVAGAPLISTAHARRELAVASAALLAADATALAAARGVHAVPGAFSVWALAAKHVVAEATEELTRRCAGVLATRSVLREGPPGTGMFQKLQRDIAVVRVIDSGPHANLRSYAGQLPSLLDGARTSPPGTLRGAFRLDEEPPPYEPAGLGLVVRGADPLLGELGEAARSFGADPATAADLWTRSCVAWLVTAVEELPAGATAARRRDADPNALADLAERYAWLHAAAACLQLWHHNRHLSLYGTPPASTGWLGAALGYLLARADGTDPRRHGEEMHPALDAVSALREANRMLTALPVRLAPTRSHPMEDS
- a CDS encoding acyl-CoA dehydrogenase family protein gives rise to the protein MTQAELTDLAEGLERYLGDPHDPASRMSFAEVLEFDERDECPYAFIGMLRRWGFLDYGLPAEQGGKAGSPETGFLLMRIVARRDGATAIAAGLTQAAFAPVWIGGTDEQKRRQIEDIHNGVSMAWGLSEAAHGSDLLGNEVVAEKVPGGYRLTGEKWPIGNATFADRMVVFARTGARSGPGDFSIFVVDKWQAEAETIRETPLVKLHGVRALDLSGLRFDGVFVPEELRIGAEGQGLEIALKTSQTARLVILSLALSAVDTSLRAALEFAQGRVLFDRPVVEVPYTGLQLAESFAELMVADAMCLGAVRSVQISPDQVSVWSSASKYLVPTLLEGTLSRLNVVLGARAFLRQHPRYGMHQKMLRDILVTNMADGNTVVNLRNIGHHLAPLLQRARTAGPEVRKEAVARAAVLFGMDTELPTYRPWTQELSSRGMDDAVLAAPDGLERLRALADHAVDKDQDRLLLAADVGHGLLARLGPLEERATRLREELGRGYAQSAELFELAKEYCVIHAAAACVLTYVHSQDSMAEPLPSAALLLLQLERLNKQFEPFRPYRDPAAAEEVLAVLTRLHAGNRLLSHWPVGLAEPTGSSG
- a CDS encoding 4'-phosphopantetheinyl transferase family protein, whose product is MSPGPVGAAPEEATAVDLWTLPEGLVPELAELAGGPAAVLAPDERARHARQRSSGARRRFLGGRLLCRVALSARAGLPPAAWRFTVGRHGRPELDPGHGGLRFNLSHTEGLIACVVAQGHACGVDVERVPFGDETVRLLSAQLGEAQRAAVAGAPDSATALGELWVLTEAYLKGIGTGLVNGLGDLRFTRRAEGTGLVVTDAVRPGAARRWRLELLRPGPGHLLAVAVDDGGAGRLRRHDLAEAGRFPLGLWPAGPHVPASS
- a CDS encoding NAD(P)/FAD-dependent oxidoreductase — encoded protein: MPENASPNVAVIGAGPAGLSAAYRLRDRARITVFEREPRPGGHANTVEVEENGRVLGLDTAFVVFNPRFYPRLCAFFAELGVETVAHPGGFEFFDLDSGLEFGTEEMELEESEIEARYAANYPEFPDVWREVRRFHEESRRDFSRGRADMSLGEYLDRNGYSTEFRHSYLIMLCSAVWSVPAELIWEMPAATVIAFFVGHDEGGLGGRRVDWRTVGGGSISYVRKALAATGPDLRISEPVTGVRQEAHGVTVTTAAGSSTFDYVVLATHADEAFALLENPTEAQRAALEGVRYSSSRVVLHKDASLMPTVRERWGAWNYGKTKADGETRCFVTYYLNRLHDFTAEKDYFVTLDPPRPPDPDLVIAEFDYTHPVIDVALRDRQSVIYEANEGTGVKLCGSYFHSKELGPDLIGSHEAAFSAGAEAAARILDEIS
- a CDS encoding MerR family transcriptional regulator, which translates into the protein MKISELSRRSGVSIPAIKYYLRDGLLPPGHATAANQASYSEDHLHRLRLIRTLIGVRRLPVSSVREILGAITEEGDLHQIFGIVIDARPAALKQKQEQDAQAAEQETTGVTDVRRLISEMGWDVATHTAAIQTLGDVLDALSELKADIDWQTLLPYAELADRTSELDVEQMHGTSDLLEQAERAVLVSVLLEPALLALRRLAQEDKSARLFSHTAEKGNGD
- a CDS encoding DUF3291 domain-containing protein → MPTLGWITPNPAPPQGSAYVMASRFEVKSLSDVPRFLLKSLSSWSQVKTAPGAYGASLIAQPLKRVFWTLSAWEDRDALYAYAKSDPHGAAMRAMAPVMRQSTFTFWEVDSSSLPIGWDDAKRRLADKAREDAAGGGGRA
- a CDS encoding MFS transporter, with the translated sequence MDGDGAGGPGLAPDDRRRRFPLWVTIVACSLPMFMVALDNLVVSTALRSMAVDLDASTTDLQWFVNAYVLSFACLLLTGAALGDRFGRRRVFVLGVAAFTLASIGCGMADDSSQLIVMRALQGMGAAAVMPLSLTLLAEEVPERRRNLALGLWSAVSGMAVALGPVVGGAVVEGLDWQWIFWVNVPVCVVAIPLVFAVLGESSVPGSRLDLPGMVLVTAGLVAIVWAIVNGETEGWSSGLILSAFAAGVVLLVLFVLWERRAGQPLLPLSFYRKRAFVFSNLVSAAMYFGVFGSIFLLAQFFQIAPVRTPLEAGVLTLAWTLMPMFVAPVAGALTERLGGGRLMAAGLLLQAVGLAWIDLVATADTPYSSMVGAMIVAGIGMGLVFAPTASVVLASVGAQNRGKASGANNTVREIGGALGTAILSSVFVHYGSDRNAQDFVEGMRPAIWVGVGVVLVGALCALAIPRRVSDAPAGSSDGREPAADRPHTSVTP
- a CDS encoding sensor histidine kinase, which codes for MSTLAEHRARITQNGVLHVTGLLGVSSATLTVIVYGAVGGESGFGRSGLVLLLEITLLSLQACVIAARGVEHGGVPGRWAAPALVAQFVIVLLAAELVHEACCVLAGTLSGSVFLVMRARYAWPLFGLVVVLEPMLVARSSDAPSYPIAFGGAILVIGLMSYTLSRTVLLIHRTRSYRDQFARAAVQSEQDRFARDLHDLLGHTFSAVAMRAELVNRTFAVCPERAASEAEQLVRTSRQSMAEFRMAVRGYQGVSLSGEVQAVASLLRSMDVDVKLRVAALPAHDDAGTALAAVLRESVTNVLRHSRASRCAIALTALPGAVRLEVTNDGSAAVRGAPRSGGSGLGNLVQRVAALGGTFHAEPRPGGIFCVVAVVPTRVVVLPPGTGSRWSSGRAATPVPAGSC
- a CDS encoding response regulator transcription factor: MHGRGWGDAGVCVIRVILAEDVQMVREALASLLELEDDIQVVGEVGNGEDLLPVAERTRPDIAILDVNMPGLDGLTGAERLRERLPGCRILMLTVLDTPNVVRRAQDIRVDGYLVKNAPAEHLIQAVRRVMAGERVITPELALAAWEGLPSPLTAREADVLRLAAAGAESAEIAEFLHLSPGTVRNYMTTIVAKLDARNRTDAVRIARDAGWLLHN